In a genomic window of Helianthus annuus cultivar XRQ/B chromosome 10, HanXRQr2.0-SUNRISE, whole genome shotgun sequence:
- the LOC110884333 gene encoding dnaJ homolog subfamily C member 7: protein MVSSPSHGAIEKKHWWLTNKKIVDMYVKDARSLIASQQQTNISSAINLLDAALALSPRYETAMELKASSLLHLRRYKEVADMLQDYIPSVKISSDYSSSSSSSSSSSSSLSDNSQPLARERVKLLSTGDSPDRSERSIRCFSVSDLKKRVMAGLNKNRDREGQWRYLILGQACCHLGLMEDAMALLQTGKRLASAAFRRESICWSDDSFTFSGINNQQTCSSDSESICNLLSHIKLLLRRKTAAIAAMEAGLYTESIRHFSKIVDGRRGAPQSFLAECYMHRATAYQSSGRIAEAIADCNRTLALDPSCIEALTTRASLFKSIQCFTDSLHDLEHLKLLYNSILRDRKLPGPVWKRQSFGYHEIPGNLCSIATKIQELKQRVASGEFGNVDYYALMGLRRGCSRSELERSYLLLTLRHKPDKSTNFIDRCEFSDEQDIDSVKERARMQSLLLYRLIQKGYTMLTRNLMEEEASDKNRKKASAAALQQAIKHDEQKQSSKCVEKKNAFQGVFCRDLAVVGNLLSQTGFNRPIQVKYEGLSC, encoded by the exons ATGGTTTCATCTCCTTCTCATGGAGCCATTGAAAAGAAGCACTGGTGGCTCACAAACAAAAAG ATTGTTGACATGTACGTAAAGGACGCGAGATCCTTAATCGCATCACAACAACAGACCAACATTTCATCCGCCATTAACCTCCTTGATGCTGCACTAGCTCTTTCACCGAGATATGAAACAGCTATGGAGTTAAAAGCTTCGTCTCTTCTTCACCTAAGAAGGTATAAAGAAGTTGCAGATATGCTTCAGGATTACATCCCCAGCGTCAAGATATCATCCGACTACTCATCAtcctcatcgtcttcgtcttcctCAAGTTCTTCGTTGTCTGATAACTCACAACCGCTCGCTAGAGAGCGAGTGAAACTTTTGTCAACCGGTGACTCACCGGATCGATCGGAGCGATCGATCAGGTGTTTCTCTGTTTCCGATTTGAAAAAGAGAGTCATGGCCGGTCTAAACAAAAATCGTGACAGAGAAGGTCAATGGag GTACTTGATTCTAGGTCAAGCATGTTGCCACCTAGGGTTAATGGAGGACGCGATGGCTCTTTTACAAACCGGAAAACGCCTCGCTTCCGCGGCATTCCGCCGCGAAAGCATTTGCTGGTCGGACGACAGTTTCACTTTCTCTGGCATCAACAACCAACAAACATGTTCATCAGACTCTGAAAGCATTTGTAACCTCCTCAGCCACATAAAACTCCTCCTTCGTCGCAAAACGGCCGCAATTGCCGCCATGGAAGCCGGTTTATACACCGAATCCATTAGACATTTCTCCAAAATCGTTGACGGTCGCCGCGGTGCGCCTCAAAGCTTCCTAGCTGAATGCTACATGCACCGCGCCACAGCGTACCAATCCTCGGGTAGAATAGCCGAAGCTATAGCGGATTGTAATCGAACATTAGCGTTAGATCCGTCGTGTATTGAAGCTTTAACCACCCGAGCTTCGCTTTTTAAATCGATTCAGTGTTTTACTGATTCGCTTCATGATCTCGAACACCTTAAACTGTTGTACAACTCAATTCTCCGTGACAGAAAACTCCCCGGTCCAGTATGGAAACGGCAGAGCTTCGGTTACCACGAGATTCCAGGAAACCTGTGTTCAATTGCTACGAAGATTCAAGAACTTAAACAACGCGTAGCTTCTGGAGAATTCGGAAACGTGGATTACTACGCATTAATGGGACTAAGACGCGGGTGTTCACGGTCCGAATTGGAAAGATCATATTTGTTGCTTACCTTGCGGCACAAGCCGGATAAATCGACTAATTTCATCGACCGGTGTGAGTTTTCGGATGAACAAGATATAGACTCGGTTAAAGAGCGAGCCCGAATGCAATCCCTATTGTTGTATAGATTAATTCAAAAAGGGTACACAATGCTCACGCGGAATTTGATGGAGGAGGAAGCTTCGGATAAAAATAGGAAGAAAGCTTCTGCTGCGGCGTTACAACAAGCGATTAAACATGACGAACAAAAGCAATCGTCAAAatgtgttgaaaagaaaaatgcaTTTCAAGGGGTGTTTTGTAGAGATCTTGCAGTTGTTGGTAATTTATTGTCACAAACCGGGTTTAATCGTCCAATTCAGGTGAAATATGAAGGGTTAAGTTGTTAG